A region of Vibrio chagasii DNA encodes the following proteins:
- a CDS encoding penicillin-binding protein activator — MATMNHKRLSVPRLLTPIALAITLAACSSGPQAPTSVDITLDPVQSTESYMMQADSSKGSLQNDWLIMALKASVQAGKTDQATLLIKRIAKQELTEVQQAEWQLARAQLLVNNSQLDQAYSQLNFQPWWKLPNEQWKDYHELRANISEMRSEYFEASRELVLYSEYAEDNDELQQQTADRIWQNLNSYSQYEILELKTSPTEDVLAGWLQLAIYMKTLNSNLPNLQETLSDWLAENPKHPAATYTPQAITDILALEISKPTSTALLLPLTGKYGKQAQLVRDGFIFAMMNDKEREEDATLTVMDTNVQSAAEIKATLEENNVDFIVGPLIKSNITKLQQAQKNHENSIPALALNIPTQLEPDTNICYLALSPEQEVAQAAKHLFAQGYKYPLILAPKGRLGDRVEQAFKEEWKKYSNNDVAISFFSDKRQLQRNVNQVFGLQESQQRIAQMDNLLDLDLETEPRSRRDIDSVYIVAKNSELTLIKPFIEVAINPDASQPALFSNSRSNSGDKQYEDLTGVFYSDIPLLVENKGELNKELNELWPAHSNGQKRLQALGMDAYYLMDALPQMKAVQGYSIPGETGVLTIDNNCVVQREISWAEHGAF; from the coding sequence ATGGCAACGATGAACCATAAGAGACTCAGTGTACCACGCTTACTAACTCCAATTGCATTAGCAATTACATTGGCGGCTTGTTCTTCAGGTCCGCAAGCACCAACAAGCGTAGATATTACACTAGATCCAGTGCAATCCACTGAAAGTTACATGATGCAAGCGGATAGTAGCAAAGGAAGCCTACAAAACGACTGGTTAATCATGGCGCTTAAAGCTTCTGTGCAGGCTGGCAAAACTGACCAAGCGACTCTGCTTATTAAACGCATAGCAAAACAAGAACTTACTGAAGTTCAGCAAGCAGAGTGGCAACTCGCTCGAGCTCAACTGTTGGTGAATAACTCACAGCTGGATCAAGCGTACAGCCAACTAAACTTCCAGCCTTGGTGGAAACTACCAAACGAGCAGTGGAAAGATTACCACGAGCTACGCGCGAATATTTCAGAGATGCGAAGCGAGTATTTCGAGGCGAGCCGTGAACTTGTTCTTTATTCTGAGTACGCAGAAGATAACGACGAGCTCCAACAGCAAACCGCTGATCGAATCTGGCAAAATCTAAATAGCTACTCTCAATATGAGATTCTAGAGCTAAAAACGTCGCCGACGGAAGACGTTTTAGCCGGTTGGTTACAGCTCGCTATTTATATGAAGACGCTTAACTCGAACCTTCCAAACCTACAGGAAACCCTGTCTGATTGGTTAGCCGAAAACCCTAAGCACCCTGCTGCTACTTACACACCGCAAGCAATCACTGACATCCTAGCGTTAGAGATCAGCAAACCAACCAGTACTGCACTGCTGCTACCGCTAACGGGTAAATATGGCAAGCAAGCACAACTGGTACGTGATGGTTTTATCTTTGCGATGATGAATGACAAAGAGCGCGAAGAAGATGCAACGCTAACGGTTATGGATACCAATGTTCAAAGTGCCGCTGAGATTAAAGCTACGCTAGAAGAGAACAATGTTGATTTCATCGTTGGTCCACTGATTAAGAGCAACATCACTAAGCTTCAGCAAGCACAGAAAAACCACGAGAATTCAATCCCGGCTTTAGCTCTGAATATTCCAACTCAGCTAGAACCTGACACCAATATTTGCTACCTCGCTCTATCACCAGAGCAAGAAGTTGCTCAAGCAGCGAAACACCTGTTTGCTCAAGGCTACAAATACCCACTGATTCTGGCTCCGAAGGGTCGCCTTGGCGATCGTGTTGAGCAAGCGTTTAAAGAAGAGTGGAAGAAATACAGCAACAACGATGTGGCAATCAGCTTCTTTTCTGACAAACGCCAACTTCAACGCAACGTGAATCAGGTATTCGGTCTACAAGAGAGCCAACAGCGTATCGCGCAAATGGATAACCTACTTGATCTTGACCTAGAGACCGAACCACGCAGTCGTCGTGATATCGATTCTGTCTACATCGTGGCGAAGAACTCAGAGCTAACGCTGATCAAGCCTTTCATTGAAGTTGCGATCAACCCAGACGCGAGCCAGCCAGCTCTGTTCTCTAACTCACGCAGCAACAGTGGTGATAAGCAGTATGAAGACCTAACAGGTGTATTCTACAGCGATATCCCACTACTTGTTGAAAACAAAGGCGAGCTGAACAAAGAGCTTAACGAACTATGGCCAGCACATTCAAACGGACAGAAACGTCTGCAAGCGTTAGGTATGGATGCATACTACCTAATGGATGCGCTACCACAGATGAAAGCCGTACAAGGTTACAGCATCCCGGGTGAAACTGGTGTGTTAACCATCGACAACAACTGTGTGGTACAACGTGAAATCAGCTGGGCAGAGCATGGGGCTTTTTAG
- a CDS encoding YraN family protein, whose amino-acid sequence MGLFSRTFLSKATVTHKQVGDQYEAVAKAYLTRHGLSLIQQNFIAKCGEIDLIMRHNNTIVFAEVKYRKQTRYGHAAEMVTAKKSQRLLKTAQVWLIQQGLSVHSTDFRFDIIAIEGPDDHINWIQNAITQG is encoded by the coding sequence ATGGGGCTTTTTAGCCGAACGTTCTTATCTAAAGCAACGGTCACCCATAAACAGGTAGGTGATCAATACGAGGCCGTGGCAAAGGCCTATCTGACCCGCCACGGTTTATCGTTAATTCAACAAAACTTCATAGCAAAATGTGGCGAGATTGATCTTATAATGCGCCATAACAATACGATTGTGTTTGCCGAGGTAAAATACCGTAAGCAAACTCGCTACGGACATGCCGCTGAGATGGTGACAGCGAAGAAGTCACAAAGGCTACTCAAAACAGCCCAAGTGTGGCTGATACAGCAAGGCTTGTCGGTACACTCCACAGACTTCAGGTTTGATATCATTGCCATTGAAGGGCCGGATGATCATATCAACTGGATTCAAAACGCGATTACCCAAGGATAA
- a CDS encoding phosphoheptose isomerase translates to MLDSIKESFTESIQIQIAAAEALPDAITHAAQAMVATLLNGNKILCCGNGGSASNAQQFVSCLLNRFETERPSLPAMALTADNTTLTAVANDYHYEEIFSKQVRAFGQTGDILLAISTSGNSKNIIKAMEAAVTRDMTIIAFTGKDGGEMAGLLGEHDVEIRIPSHRTARIHEVHMVTLHCLCDLIDQVLFPAHEE, encoded by the coding sequence ATGCTAGACAGCATTAAAGAAAGTTTTACAGAAAGTATTCAAATCCAAATTGCGGCTGCAGAAGCACTACCAGACGCAATCACGCACGCAGCTCAAGCTATGGTTGCGACCTTACTCAACGGAAACAAAATCCTATGTTGTGGTAATGGTGGTTCTGCATCAAACGCTCAGCAATTTGTATCGTGCCTACTTAACCGTTTTGAAACCGAGCGCCCTAGCCTACCAGCAATGGCTCTTACCGCTGATAACACCACGCTTACTGCGGTTGCAAACGACTACCACTACGAAGAGATCTTCTCTAAGCAGGTACGTGCGTTTGGTCAAACGGGTGATATTTTACTGGCTATCTCTACTAGCGGTAACAGCAAAAACATCATCAAAGCGATGGAAGCAGCGGTAACTCGTGACATGACGATCATCGCTTTTACCGGTAAAGACGGTGGTGAAATGGCAGGTTTGCTTGGTGAGCACGATGTTGAGATTCGCATCCCATCACACCGTACTGCACGTATTCATGAAGTCCACATGGTGACACTGCACTGCCTATGTGACCTTATCGATCAAGTACTCTTCCCTGCTCACGAAGAGTGA
- a CDS encoding BON domain-containing protein, whose amino-acid sequence MKLFTSKTLFKLISVSLLTLSLSGCAGIFIAGAATTANIVTDTRTTKEIWNDNNIEFEVAAITNKQPYRGSVRVTASSYRGSVVLMGQATTDAERRSFESQAKDVPGVETIHNQIRVKEPLSVSAISKDSWITTKVKSALLANSELNGIKVKVITEDSEVFLLGLVSREHADIATEVARNISGVKQVIRAFEYGEDETAVN is encoded by the coding sequence ATGAAATTATTTACCTCTAAGACGCTATTCAAGCTGATTAGTGTTTCGCTACTTACACTATCTTTATCTGGTTGTGCTGGCATTTTCATTGCTGGTGCAGCAACCACAGCAAACATTGTCACTGACACTCGTACCACCAAAGAGATTTGGAACGACAACAATATCGAATTTGAAGTCGCAGCAATCACCAATAAACAGCCATACCGTGGTAGCGTTCGTGTTACTGCCAGCTCTTACCGCGGCTCTGTGGTGTTAATGGGTCAAGCTACAACAGATGCTGAACGCCGCTCTTTTGAAAGCCAAGCGAAAGATGTACCTGGTGTTGAAACGATTCACAACCAGATTCGCGTGAAAGAACCTCTATCAGTTAGCGCTATCAGCAAAGACAGCTGGATTACCACTAAAGTGAAATCAGCTCTGCTGGCTAACTCTGAGCTTAACGGCATCAAAGTGAAAGTGATCACTGAAGATTCAGAAGTATTCTTACTGGGCTTAGTATCTCGTGAACATGCAGATATCGCGACCGAAGTAGCACGCAACATTTCAGGTGTGAAGCAGGTAATCCGAGCATTTGAATATGGTGAAGACGAGACAGCCGTTAACTAG
- the sspB gene encoding ClpXP protease specificity-enhancing factor → MTPRRPYMLRAFYDWLVDNELTPHLVVEATLPGVRVPEEFVQDGQIILNIAPRAVGQLELGNEAVTFSARFSGRPHSVIVPLYAVQAIYARENGAGTMFEPEEAYMTSLEEGIEEGPFEEPEKGPSLSVATAEPEAEEPDSDPEPPRPAKGRPSLRVIK, encoded by the coding sequence ATGACACCACGCCGACCATACATGCTACGTGCATTTTATGATTGGCTGGTTGATAACGAATTAACTCCGCATCTTGTTGTTGAAGCAACATTACCTGGTGTGCGAGTTCCAGAAGAGTTTGTTCAAGATGGTCAGATTATTCTGAACATCGCGCCTCGCGCGGTTGGCCAACTTGAGCTGGGTAACGAAGCAGTCACGTTTAGTGCTCGTTTTAGTGGTCGTCCTCACTCTGTGATCGTTCCACTTTATGCTGTACAAGCGATTTACGCTCGTGAGAATGGTGCTGGTACCATGTTTGAACCTGAAGAGGCTTACATGACTTCGCTTGAAGAAGGGATTGAAGAAGGTCCTTTCGAAGAGCCAGAAAAAGGCCCATCTTTGAGTGTTGCAACGGCTGAACCAGAAGCTGAAGAGCCAGACTCAGATCCTGAGCCTCCTCGCCCAGCGAAAGGTCGCCCAAGCCTTCGTGTTATCAAATAA
- the sspA gene encoding stringent starvation protein A: MAVAANKRSVMTLFSSASDMYSHQVRIVLAEKGVSVEVELVDEKNLPAELVELNPYKSVPTLVDRELALYDSKIIMEYLDERFPHPPLMPVYPVARGNSRLMMYRIERNWYSVAEKIVKGNAEESEAARTKLRNDLLTLAPIFAEYEYFMSEEFSLIDCYLAPLLWRLPELGIELIGPGSKELKVYMNRVFERDSFLASLTEAEREMRLVR, encoded by the coding sequence ATGGCTGTAGCTGCCAATAAACGTTCTGTAATGACTCTTTTCTCAAGTGCTTCTGATATGTATAGCCATCAGGTGCGCATCGTTCTTGCTGAAAAAGGCGTAAGTGTTGAAGTTGAGTTGGTTGATGAAAAAAATCTTCCAGCAGAGCTTGTTGAACTGAACCCGTACAAATCAGTACCAACTCTTGTTGATCGTGAGCTTGCTCTTTACGACTCTAAGATCATCATGGAATACCTAGATGAGCGTTTTCCTCATCCACCATTGATGCCTGTATACCCTGTTGCTCGTGGTAACAGCCGTCTAATGATGTACCGTATTGAGCGTAACTGGTACTCAGTTGCAGAGAAGATTGTTAAAGGCAATGCTGAAGAATCTGAAGCAGCACGTACTAAACTACGTAACGATCTACTGACTCTTGCTCCTATCTTTGCTGAGTACGAGTACTTCATGAGCGAAGAATTCAGCCTAATCGATTGCTACCTTGCTCCGCTACTATGGCGTTTACCTGAGCTTGGTATCGAGCTAATTGGCCCTGGTTCTAAAGAGCTTAAAGTTTACATGAACCGCGTATTTGAACGTGATTCATTCCTTGCTTCTCTAACAGAAGCTGAGCGCGAGATGCGACTAGTTCGCTAA
- a CDS encoding cytochrome c1: protein MKKWIVILFAMLPSLAMAAGVNVPLDKANNDLTDKASLQNGAKMFMNYCFACHSTQYQRYERVANDLEIPVDLMKENLIFDPEAKIGSLMVNAMPAEQAASWFGAPPPDLTLVARVRGADWLYTYLRTFYEDPSRPFGVNNIVFPSVGMPHVLEELQGIPTPIYETHIVDGEEVEVVVGTETDGSGELSAGEYDDAVRDLVNFLVYSGDPVKLERHAMGWWVMAFLVLFTIIVVLLKKEYWRDVH, encoded by the coding sequence ATGAAAAAGTGGATTGTAATTTTATTTGCTATGTTGCCGTCTTTGGCGATGGCAGCGGGTGTAAACGTACCATTAGACAAAGCGAACAATGACTTAACGGACAAAGCTTCATTGCAAAATGGCGCTAAGATGTTCATGAACTACTGTTTCGCTTGTCACTCAACGCAGTACCAACGTTATGAACGTGTTGCGAATGATTTAGAGATCCCTGTAGATCTAATGAAGGAAAATCTGATTTTCGACCCAGAAGCGAAAATTGGTAGCTTGATGGTTAATGCTATGCCAGCTGAGCAAGCGGCAAGTTGGTTTGGTGCTCCGCCACCAGATCTAACTTTGGTTGCTCGTGTTCGTGGTGCAGATTGGCTATACACGTACCTTCGCACTTTCTACGAAGATCCATCTCGTCCATTTGGCGTGAACAACATTGTTTTCCCAAGCGTAGGTATGCCGCACGTACTTGAAGAACTACAAGGCATCCCAACGCCAATCTACGAAACTCACATCGTAGATGGTGAAGAGGTTGAAGTGGTTGTTGGTACTGAAACTGACGGTTCTGGTGAACTAAGTGCTGGTGAGTACGACGACGCAGTTCGTGACCTAGTTAACTTCCTTGTTTACTCAGGCGACCCTGTGAAACTTGAGCGTCACGCAATGGGTTGGTGGGTAATGGCTTTCTTAGTACTGTTCACGATCATCGTGGTTCTACTGAAGAAAGAGTATTGGCGTGATGTGCACTAA
- a CDS encoding cytochrome bc complex cytochrome b subunit, giving the protein MQGLLDWVEKRIPAMNAYKKHLSEYPMPKNFNFWYLFGSLAMLVLVNQILTGIWLTMNYVPSGDGAFASVEYIMRDVEYGWLLRYMHSTGASAFFVVIYLHMFRGLIYGSYQKPRELLWIFGMLIFLVLMAEAFMGYLLPWGQMSYWGAQVIISLFGAIPVIGDDLTLWIRGDYIISGATLNRFFALHVIALPIVLLLLIVLHVLALHEVGSNNPDGIETKLPKGTMGDDYKTQFPFHKDYTKKYDIIDSIPFHPYGTVKDMVGVAGFLFFFCYVLFFNPEMGGYFLEPPNFEAANPLKTPEHIAPVWYFTPFYAILRAVPDKLLGVVAMGASIVVLFLLPWFDRCKVRSYRYRSKLHLINIIQFTISFIALGVLGALPATPTYTLLAQIFSLGYFMFFVLLWFYSKNEATKPLPERVTFK; this is encoded by the coding sequence ATGCAAGGACTACTAGACTGGGTTGAAAAACGCATACCCGCGATGAATGCTTACAAAAAGCACTTATCTGAATACCCAATGCCTAAGAACTTTAACTTTTGGTACCTTTTCGGTTCTTTGGCAATGTTGGTATTGGTTAACCAAATCCTGACTGGTATTTGGTTAACAATGAACTACGTACCGTCTGGTGATGGTGCGTTTGCTTCAGTTGAATACATCATGCGTGACGTAGAATACGGTTGGCTACTACGTTACATGCACTCGACGGGTGCTTCGGCATTCTTCGTAGTTATCTACCTGCACATGTTCCGTGGTCTAATCTACGGTTCTTACCAAAAACCTCGTGAGCTACTTTGGATCTTCGGTATGTTGATCTTCTTGGTGCTTATGGCTGAGGCTTTCATGGGTTACCTACTACCATGGGGTCAAATGTCTTACTGGGGTGCTCAGGTAATCATTTCTCTGTTTGGTGCGATTCCTGTTATCGGTGATGACCTAACGCTTTGGATCCGTGGTGACTACATCATCTCTGGTGCAACGCTGAACCGTTTCTTCGCACTTCACGTTATCGCGCTACCAATCGTACTTCTGCTGCTTATCGTACTTCACGTACTAGCACTGCACGAAGTGGGTTCGAACAACCCAGACGGTATCGAGACTAAACTACCTAAAGGTACGATGGGCGACGACTACAAAACTCAGTTCCCATTCCACAAGGATTACACTAAGAAATACGACATCATCGACTCTATTCCTTTCCACCCATACGGGACTGTGAAAGATATGGTAGGTGTTGCTGGTTTCCTATTCTTCTTCTGTTACGTGTTGTTCTTCAACCCTGAAATGGGTGGATATTTCCTTGAGCCGCCTAACTTTGAAGCTGCGAACCCACTGAAGACTCCTGAGCACATCGCTCCTGTATGGTACTTCACGCCGTTCTACGCAATCCTACGTGCGGTTCCAGATAAGCTGCTAGGTGTTGTAGCGATGGGCGCATCAATTGTTGTGCTATTCCTACTACCGTGGTTTGACCGTTGTAAAGTACGTTCGTACCGTTACCGTAGCAAATTGCACTTGATTAATATCATCCAATTCACAATAAGCTTTATTGCGCTTGGTGTACTTGGTGCGCTTCCAGCAACGCCAACTTACACGCTACTAGCACAAATCTTTAGCTTAGGTTACTTCATGTTCTTCGTTCTACTGTGGTTCTACAGTAAAAATGAAGCGACGAAACCATTACCAGAAAGGGTGACATTCAAATGA
- the petA gene encoding ubiquinol-cytochrome c reductase iron-sulfur subunit has translation MSNAPLNNGRRRFLTATTAVVGGLGAAAVAVPFIKSWNPSAKAKAAGAPVEVEVSKLEPGQMVRVEWQGKPVWVVRRAESVLENLKSIGGQLRDPQSEAEQQPEYAQNEFRSIKPEFFVAVGFCTHLGCSPTYLPDSFAEQVQGVKSGFFCPCHGSKFDMAGRVFQGVPAPLNLVVPKHMYLSDTKILIGIDEGDA, from the coding sequence ATGAGCAACGCGCCTTTAAATAACGGTCGCAGGCGTTTCTTAACCGCAACAACAGCCGTTGTTGGTGGTTTGGGAGCTGCTGCTGTAGCCGTGCCTTTTATTAAATCATGGAATCCGAGTGCCAAGGCGAAAGCTGCGGGTGCACCGGTGGAAGTGGAAGTCAGCAAGTTAGAACCGGGACAAATGGTTCGTGTCGAGTGGCAAGGTAAACCTGTATGGGTTGTACGCCGTGCTGAGTCGGTACTAGAAAACCTAAAATCTATCGGTGGTCAACTTCGTGATCCTCAATCTGAAGCTGAACAACAACCTGAATACGCACAGAACGAATTCCGTTCAATTAAGCCGGAATTCTTCGTTGCTGTTGGTTTCTGTACGCACTTAGGTTGTTCTCCGACTTACCTACCTGATTCTTTCGCAGAACAAGTACAAGGTGTTAAGTCTGGTTTCTTCTGTCCGTGTCATGGTTCGAAATTTGATATGGCTGGTCGAGTATTCCAAGGCGTACCAGCACCATTGAACCTTGTTGTGCCAAAGCATATGTATTTAAGCGACACCAAGATCCTGATCGGTATTGACGAGGGAGATGCATAA